From a region of the Daphnia pulicaria isolate SC F1-1A chromosome 1, SC_F0-13Bv2, whole genome shotgun sequence genome:
- the LOC124336369 gene encoding uncharacterized protein LOC124336369, with translation MKKRSSVVAIKTVTSRPVLFLWSIVSILVALLCCWSYSQPAWTLRSSSEIGSLDQQHQQPADLLSSAPVTAAGAGAGSSATVRRRLERAVSIQVPAYDDIHLMADDDDDDGQVNSTSSSEMMMMMPGRSAIPLVHIGLFGMCIYTRQQPEKRRPESSVTCVGHADLDYEWLPPAWEVTRVLCGGGCVMLLACAAASVAVAFIRHHHRQQEWIKITAIVQLAAASLMLLGLCFYPFGLRSENLHHFCDERCQPGWSSLVAGLSSAAAFLCPVLATLVSNPIYDLNPWEAYLLL, from the exons ATGAAGAAGCGATCGAGCGTGGTGGCCATCAAGACGGTCACGTCACGGcccgttttgtttttatggtcGATCGTCTCTATTTTGGTGGCATTGCTCTGTTGCTGGTCGTATTCCCAGCCGGCGTGGACGCTCCGCTCGTCCAGCGAAATCGGATCGCTCGACCAACAGCATCAGCAACCGGCCGATCTCCTCTCCTCCGCACCGGTAACTGCTGCCGGTGCTGGTGCTGGTTCTAGTGCAACTGTAAGGAGAAGATTGGAACGGGCCGTTtccatccaagtcccggcgtACGACGACATTCATTTgatggccgacgacgacgacgacgacgggcaAGTCAATTCGACGTCGTCAtcggaaatgatgatgatgatgcccgGCCGCAGCGCCATTCCGCTCGTCCATATCGGACTCTTTGGCATGTGCATCTACACTCGGCAGCAACCGGAAAAGAGGCGGCCGGAAAGCAGCGTGACTTGCGTAGGTCACGCCGATTTGGATTACGAGTGGCTGCCACCCGCCTGGGAG GTGACGCGCGTTCTCTGCGGAGGCGGCTGTGTAATGCTCCTGGCCTGCGCTGCCGCCTCGGTGGCCGTCGCTTTTATCCGCCACCACCACAGGCAACAGGAGTGGATCAAAATCACGGCCATCGTTCAACTAGCCGCCG CTTCGCTGATGCTGCTGGGATTGTGTTTCTACCCGTTTGGGCTGCGCTCGGAGAATTTGCACCACTTTTGCGACGAGCGCTGCCAACCCGGCTGGTCGTCGCTGGTCGCCGGCTTGTCCAGCGCAGCTGCTTTCCTCTGCCCCGTCTTGGCCACCCTCGTCTCCAACCCCATCTACGATCTCAACCCCTGGGAAGCTTATCTTTTGCTCTGA